From the Comamonas odontotermitis genome, one window contains:
- a CDS encoding SDR family oxidoreductase produces the protein MSNLTLPSQRLAGKVALVTAAGQGIGRASAERLAAEGARVIATDIHMQSLSGSGLDARQLDVLDNAQVQALAAELGPIDILFNCAGFVHAGSILECSETDWDFAFDLNVKAMYRTIRAFLPGMLQKGAGSIINMSSAASSIKGVPNRFAYSASKAAVIGMTKSIAADYCTKGVRCNAICPGTVDSPSLAQRIATQAQHEGRSVDEVRAAFIARQPMGRVGKPEEIAALVAYLASDEAAFTTGQAHVIDGGWAN, from the coding sequence ATGAGTAATTTGACCCTCCCCTCCCAACGCCTTGCAGGCAAGGTGGCCCTGGTGACCGCAGCTGGCCAGGGCATTGGTCGCGCCAGTGCCGAGCGGCTGGCCGCCGAAGGCGCGCGCGTGATCGCCACCGACATCCACATGCAGTCGCTCTCGGGCTCCGGCCTGGATGCACGGCAGCTTGACGTGCTGGACAACGCCCAGGTGCAGGCGCTGGCGGCCGAACTGGGGCCCATCGACATCCTGTTCAACTGCGCAGGCTTCGTACATGCGGGCTCCATCCTGGAATGCAGCGAAACCGACTGGGACTTTGCCTTCGACCTGAATGTGAAGGCCATGTACCGCACCATCCGTGCCTTTCTGCCCGGCATGCTGCAAAAGGGCGCTGGCAGCATCATCAACATGTCGTCGGCTGCCTCCAGCATCAAGGGCGTGCCCAACCGCTTTGCCTACAGCGCCTCCAAGGCTGCCGTCATCGGCATGACCAAGTCGATTGCCGCCGATTACTGCACCAAGGGCGTGCGCTGCAATGCCATCTGCCCTGGCACGGTCGATTCGCCATCGCTCGCCCAGCGCATTGCCACGCAGGCGCAGCACGAAGGCCGCTCGGTGGACGAAGTGCGCGCCGCCTTCATCGCGCGCCAGCCCATGGGCCGCGTGGGCAAGCCCGAGGAAATCGCGGCGCTGGTGGCCTACCTGGCTTCCGACGAAGCCGCCTTCACCACGGGCCAGGCGCATGTGATCGACGGCGGCTGGGCCAACTGA
- a CDS encoding ureidoglycolate lyase has product MKLLRYGPVGQEKPGLLDASNTLRDLSGVVADIHGDTLSDTALAKLRAIDPATLPAVGGQPRIGPCVGRVGKFICIGLNYADHAAESGAAIPTEPVVFGKWTSAICGPNDDVEIPRGSTKTDWEVELGVVIGKPAKYITEAEALDHVAGYCVINDVSEREWQIERGGTWDKGKGFDTFGPIGPWLVTRDEVPNPQNLTMWLDVDGKRFQNGNTKTMIFTVAQIIAYLSRCMSLQPGDVISTGTPPGVGLGIKPTPVYLKAGQTMRLGIEGLGEQQQTTVAA; this is encoded by the coding sequence ATGAAACTGCTGCGCTACGGCCCTGTGGGCCAGGAAAAACCCGGATTGCTGGATGCCAGCAACACCTTGCGCGACCTGTCTGGCGTGGTGGCCGACATCCACGGCGACACCCTGAGCGATACGGCGCTCGCCAAGCTGCGCGCCATTGACCCGGCCACCCTGCCCGCCGTCGGCGGCCAGCCCCGCATTGGCCCCTGCGTAGGCCGGGTGGGCAAATTCATCTGCATCGGCCTGAACTATGCCGACCACGCCGCCGAATCAGGCGCGGCGATTCCCACCGAGCCCGTGGTGTTTGGCAAATGGACCAGCGCCATCTGCGGCCCCAACGACGACGTCGAGATTCCGCGCGGATCGACCAAAACTGACTGGGAGGTGGAACTGGGTGTGGTGATCGGCAAGCCCGCCAAATACATCACCGAGGCCGAGGCGCTCGACCATGTAGCTGGTTACTGCGTGATCAATGATGTGTCCGAACGCGAATGGCAGATAGAGCGCGGCGGCACCTGGGACAAGGGCAAGGGGTTCGACACCTTCGGCCCCATCGGCCCCTGGCTGGTGACGCGTGACGAAGTGCCCAATCCGCAGAACCTCACCATGTGGCTGGATGTGGATGGCAAGCGCTTCCAGAACGGCAACACCAAAACCATGATCTTCACCGTGGCGCAGATCATCGCCTACCTCAGCCGGTGCATGAGCCTGCAACCAGGCGATGTGATCTCGACCGGCACGCCACCCGGCGTCGGCCTGGGCATCAAGCCCACGCCCGTCTACCTGAAGGCGGGCCAGACCATGCGCCTGGGGATTGAGGGCCTGGGCGAGCAGCAGCAGACCACGGTCGCCGCCTGA